Proteins found in one Sorghum bicolor cultivar BTx623 chromosome 1, Sorghum_bicolor_NCBIv3, whole genome shotgun sequence genomic segment:
- the LOC110434510 gene encoding protein DETOXIFICATION 40-like → MGESKLESPLLGLSAAASGGPSPGSGHGHGGEAASGQLESILSDTSLPWGRRMAAASVVEMRLLVRLAAPAVLVYMINYLMSMSTQIFSGHLGTLELAAASLGNTGIQVFAYGLMLGMGSAVETLCGQAYGAHKYDMLGIYLQRSTILLMATGVPLAVIYAFSRPILVLLGESPAIASAAAVFVYGLIPQIFAYAANFPIQKFMQAQSIMAPSAYISAATLAVHVALSYLAVYRWGMGLLGASLILSLSWWVIVVAQFVYIVTSERCRLTWTGFSWEAFSGLPSFFKLSVASAVMLCLETWYFQILVLIAGLLKDPELALSSLSVCMTITGWVFMISVGFNAAASVRVSNELGAGNPKAASFSVVVVTLLSFVLSVLISIVILLCRDYISYIFTEGEDVSRAVSKLTPLLAVTLILNGIQPVLSGVAVGCGWQAFVAYVNVGCYYIVGIPLGCLLGFYFDLGAAGIWSGMIGGTFMQTLILVWVTYRTNWTKEVQEAQKRLNKWNDGKAPLLSAQE, encoded by the exons ATGGGGGAGAGCAAGCTGGAGAGCCCGCTGCTGGGTctgtcggcggcggcgtcgggcgGGCCATCGCCGGGCAgcgggcacgggcacggcggcGAGGCGGCGAGCGGGCAGCTGGAGAGCATCCTGAGCGACACCTCCCTGCCGTGGGGCCGGCGGATGGCGGCGGCGTCGGTGGTGGAGATGCGCCTGCTCGTGCGCCTCGCGGCCCCCGCCGTGCTCGTCTACATGATCAACTACCTCATGTCCATGTCCACGCAGATCTTCTCGGGACACCTCGGCACGCTCGAGCTCGCCGCCGCCTCACTCGGCAACACCGGCATCCAGGTCTTCGCTTACGGCCTCATG CTGGGCATGGGGAGCGCGGTGGAGACGCTCTGCGGGCAAGCCTACGGGGCGCACAAGTACGACATGCTGGGCATCTACCTGCAGCGCTCCACGATCCTCCTCATGGCGACCGGCGTCCCACTCGCCGTCATCTACGCCTTCTCCCGCCcgatcctcgtcctcctcggcgaGTCCCCGGCGATcgcgtccgccgccgccgtcttcgTGTACGGCCTGATCCCGCAGATCTTcgcgtacgcggccaacttCCCGATCCAGAAGTTCATGCAGGCGCAGAGCATCATGGCGCCCAGCGCCTACATCTCCGCCGCCACGCTCGCCGTCCACGTCGCGCTCAGCTACCTCGCCGTCTACCGGTGGGGGATGGGCCTGCTCGGGGCGTCGCTGATACTCAGCCTCAGCTGGTGGGTCATCGTCGTCGCGCAGTTCGTCTACATCGTCACCAGCGAGAGGTGCCGCCTCACGTGGACGGGCTTCTCGTGGGAGGCCTTCTCGGGCCTGCCTAGCTTCTTCAAGCTCTCGGTGGCGTCGGCTGTTATGCTCTGCCTTGAGACATGGTACTTTCAGATACTTGTGCTCATTGCTGGACTCCTCAAGGATCCTGAGCTTGCCTTGTCATCACTCTCTGTCTG CATGACAATTACAGGGTGGGTGTTCATGATATCAGTTGGGTTCAATGCAGCAGCCAG TGTACGAGTGAGCAATGAGCTTGGTGCCGGCAACCCAAAGGCGGCGTCGTTCTCTGTGGTCGTAGTGACACTGCTCTCCTTCGTCCTGTCGGTGCTAATCTCCATCGTCATCCTGCTGTGCCGGGACTACATCAGCTACATCTTCACCGAGGGCGAGGACGTGTCGCGGGCGGTCTCCAAGCTCACTCCGCTGCTGGCGGTCACCCTCATCCTCAACGGCATCCAGCCCGTCCTCTCTG gGGTTGCTGTGGGGTGTGGATGGCAAGCGTTCGTCGCATACGTCAATGTTGGTTGCTACTACATCGTCGGCATCCCCCTTGGGTGTCTCCTAGGATTCTATTTTGACCTCGGAGCAGCG GGTATTTGGAGTGGTATGATCGGGGGCACCTTCATGCAGACCTTGATCCTGGTGTGGGTTACATACAGGACCAACTGGACCAAAGAG GTTCAAGAAGCACAGAAAAGATTAAACAAATGGAATGATGGCAAGGCTCCTCTATTGTCAGCCCAAGAATGA
- the LOC8065645 gene encoding protein DETOXIFICATION 40 has product MGTASDQNTPLLPADGGNDDGEGVAVLPGEAAGGAGGGHGGVSAQLERILADESVPRARRLARAARVELRLLVALAAPAVAVYMINYSMSLSTRIFCGQLGTLELAAASLGNVGIQVFAYGLMLGMGSAVETLCGQAYGAHKYDMLGIYMQRSIVLLTATGVPLAVVYVFSKQILLLLGESERIAEAAWVFVLGLIPQIFAYAFNFPIQKFLQAQSIVAPSAYISTAALAGHLVLSWLAVYRMGLGLLGASLILSLSWWVIVVAQFVYIVRSQRCRRRTWTGFSCRAFSGLPEFLKLSFASAVMLCLETWYTQITVLVAGLLKDPEIALDSLAVCMSISGWVFMVSVGFNAAASVRVSNELGAGHPMATSFSVKVVTTLSLMVASIIAVIVMCLRDYISYVFTKGDDVARAVSTMTPLLAVTIVLNGIQPVLSGVAVGCGWQAFVAYVNIACYYGIGIPLGCVLGFYFDLGAMGIWGGMIGGLIVQTLVLIWVTLRTDWNKEVEQARMRLNKWEDKKKPLLAED; this is encoded by the exons ATGGGCACGGCGAGCGATCAGAACACGCCGCTCCTCCCGGCAGATGGCGGCAACGATGACGGCGAAGGCGTGGCGGTGCTGCCGGGCGAAGCAGCTGGCGGCGCCGGTGGCGGGCACGGCGGGGTGAGCGCGCAGCTGGAGCGTATCCTCGCCGACGAGTCGGTGCCCCGTGCGCGGCGGCTGGCGCGCGCGGCGCGTGTGGAGCTCCGCCTGCTCGTGGCGCTGGCCGCCCCCGCCGTGGCCGTCTACATGATCAACTACTCCATGTCCCTGTCCACGAGGATCTTCTGCGGGCAGCTCGGCACGCTCGagctcgccgccgcctccctcGGCAACGTCGGCATCCAGGTCTTCGCGTACGGCCTCATG CTGGGCATGGGCAGCGCGGTGGAGACGCTGTGCGGGCAGGCCTACGGCGCGCACAAGTACGACATGCTGGGCATCTACATGCAGCGCTCCATCGTCCTGCTCACGGCCACCGGCGTCCCGCTCGCCGTCGTCTACGTGTTCTCGAAGCAGATCCTGCTGCTCCTGGGGGAGTCGGAGCGGATCGCGGAGGCGGCGTGGGTGTTCGTGCTGGGCCTCATCCCGCAGATCTTCGCCTACGCCTTCAACTTCCCGATCCAGAAGTTCCTGCAGGCGCAGAGCATCGTGGCGCCCAGCGCCTACATCTCCACGGCGGCGCTGGCCGGGCACCTGGTCCTCAGCTGGCTCGCCGTCTACAGGATGGGGCTGGGCCTGCTGGGCGCGTCGCTGATCCTCAGCCTCAGCTGGTGGGTCATCGTCGTCGCCCAGTTCGTGTACATCGTCAGGTCCCAGAGGTGCCGCCGCCGGACGTGGACGGGATTCTCCTGCAGGGCGTTCTCCGGCTTGCCGGAGTTCCTCAAGCTCTCGTTCGCGTCGGCGGTCATGCTTTGCCTCGAGACGTGGTACACGCAGATCACCGTGCTTGTAGCGGGCTTGCTCAAGGACCCGGAGATCGCCCTTGATTCGCTTGCTGTCTG CATGTCCATATCAGGATGGGTGTTCATGGTATCGGTAGGCTTCAACGCTGCTGCTAG CGTGAGAGTGAGCAACGAGCTCGGAGCCGGGCATCCCATGGCGACATCTTTCTCTGTCAAGGTCGTGACCACGCTGTCTCTGATGGTGGCGTCCATTATAGCTGTCATCGTCATGTGCCTCCGCGACTACATCAGCTACGTGTTCACCAAAGGGGATGACGTCGCGCGCGCCGTGTCCACCATGACCCCGCTGCTCGCCGTCACCATCGTGCTCAACGGCATTCAGCCCGTCCTATCTG GTGTGGCCGTCGGCTGCGGTTGGCAGGCCTTCGTGGCATATGTGAACATCGCATGCTACTACGGCATCGGGATCCCGCTTGGCTGTGTTTTGGGATTCTACTTTGATCTAGGTGCCATG ggAATATGGGGTGGAATGATAGGTGGATTGATTGTTCAGACGCTTGTTCTTATCTGGGTCACACTTCGCACCGATTGGAATAAAGAG GTTGAACAAGCGCGCATGAGGCTAAAtaaatgggaagacaaaaagaAGCCCCTTTTGGCGGAAGATTGA
- the LOC8065644 gene encoding protein DETOXIFICATION 40: protein MAGGDEAHGGASGRLESILTAEADASSPWPWARRAWAAASIELRLLTRLAAPAVVMYMINYLMSMSTQIFSGHLGNLELAAASLGNTGIQIFAYGLMLGMGSAVETLCGQAYGAQKYDMLGIYLQRSAVLLCATGVPLAVVYAFSEPILVFLGQSPEIARAASIFVYGLIPQIFAYAINFPIQKFMQAQSIVLPSAYISTATLALHLLLSWVVVYKAGLGLLGASLVLSLSWWLIVAAQFAYIVVSPKCRHTWTGFTFQAFSGLWDFLKLSAASAVMLCLETWYFQVLVLIAGLLPNPELALDALSVCMTISGWVFMISVGFNAAASVRVSNELGAGHPKSAYFSVWVVTAVSTLISVMLSIVILCLRNYISYLFTEGEVVSNAVADLCPLLAITLILNGIQPVLSGVAVGCGWQQFVAYVNIGCYYIVGVPLGAILGFVFKLGVKGIWGGMIGGTCMQTAILLWVTLRTDWNKEVEEAQKRLHKWEDKKTTEPLLAGVGNGN, encoded by the exons ATGGCCGGCGGCGACGAGGCGCACGGCGGCGCGTCGGGGCGGCTGGAGAGCATCCTGACGGCGGAGGCGGATGCGTCGTCCCCGTGGCCGTGGGCGCGGCGCGCGTGGGCGGCGGCGTCCATCGAGCTGCGGCTGCTGACGCGGctggcggcgccggcggtggTGATGTACATGATCAACTACCTCATGTCCATGTCGACGCAGATCTTCTCGGGCCACCTCGGCAACCTGGAgctcgccgcggcgtcgctcggcaACACCGGCATCCAGATCTTCGCCTACGGCCTCATG CTGGGCATGGGCAGCGCGGTGGAGACGCTCTGCGGGCAAGCCTACGGCGCCCAGAAGTACGACATGCTGGGCATCTACCTGCAACGCTCGGCGGTGCTCCTGTGCGCCACGGGGGTGCCGCTGGCCGTGGTCTACGCCTTCTCGGAGCCGATCCTGGTGTTCCTGGGGCAGTCGCCGGAGATCGCCCGCGCCGCCTCCATCTTCGTCTACGGCCTGATCCCGCAGATCTTCGCGTACGCCATCAACTTCCCGATCCAGAAGTTCATGCAGGCGCAGAGCATCGTGCTCCCGAGCGCCTACATCTCCACCGCCACGCTGGCGCTGCACCTGCTGCTCAGCTGGGTCGTCGTCTACAAGGCCGGCCTCGGCCTGCTGGGGGCCTCCCTCGTGCTCAGCCTCAGCTGGTGGCTCATCGTCGCCGCGCAGTTCGCCTACATCGTCGTCAGCCCCAAGTGCCGCCACACCTGGACGGGATTCACCTTCCAGGCCTTCTCCGGCCTGTGGGACTTCCTCAAGCTctccgccgcgtccgccgttaTGCTCTGCCTTGAGACCTGGTACTTTCAGGTCCTGGTGCTCATTGCCGGCTTGCTCCCCAACCCTGAACTTGCATTGGATGCCCTGTCTGTATG CATGACTATTTCTGGGTGGGTGTTCATGATCTCAGTAGGGTTCAATGCTGCTGCCAG CGTGAGAGTGAGCAATGAGCTCGGTGCAGGCCACCCAAAATCTGCCTACTTCTCAGTGTGGGTAGTGACTGCGGTCTCTACACTGATATCTGTCATGCTTAGCATTGTGATCCTATGCCTGCGCAACTACATCAGCTACTTGTTCACAGAGGGTGAGGTGGTGTCGAACGCGGTGGCGGATCTCTGCCCACTGCTTGCCATCACGCTCATTCTCAACGGCATCCAACCTGTTCTGTCAG GTGTCGCTGTTGGGTGTGGGTGGCAACAATTCGTAGCCTACGTGAACATTGGCTGTTACTACATAGTTGGTGTTCCCCTCGGCGCCATCCTAGGGTTCGTCTTCAAGCTCGGTGTGAAG GGTATTTGGGGTGGTATGATTGGAGGAACTTGCATGCAGACGGCTATTTTGTTGTGGGTCACCTTGAGAACTGATTGGAACAAAGAG GTAGAGGAAGCACAGAAAAGGTTACACAAATGGGAGGATAAGAAGACGACGGAGCCCCTTCTTGCGGGGGTCGGCAAtggcaattaa